A stretch of Sphingomonas sp. JUb134 DNA encodes these proteins:
- a CDS encoding NAD kinase, with the protein MTTPLRRALIASPTPAAQEAERELREQYEWASLEEAELVVALGGDGFLLQVLHQLLECRSNVPVFGMNLGTVGFLMNEWRLGGLDERLARAKPFKVSPLEMLTETISGEVRRLPAINEVSLLRETRQAAKIEVSVNDRVVMPELVCDGILAATPAGSTAYNLSANGPILPLGSAMLALTPISPFRPRRWRGAILPDRARISLRILEAEKRPVSAVADQREVRDVARVEVEIDRMRDLTLMFDPEHALDDRITMEQFIA; encoded by the coding sequence ATGACCACGCCGCTGCGCCGAGCGCTGATCGCCTCCCCGACGCCCGCTGCGCAGGAGGCGGAGCGGGAACTGCGCGAGCAGTATGAATGGGCGTCTCTGGAAGAGGCCGAACTGGTGGTCGCGCTGGGCGGCGACGGCTTCCTGCTTCAGGTGCTGCACCAGTTGCTGGAGTGCCGGTCCAACGTGCCGGTCTTCGGCATGAACCTCGGCACCGTCGGGTTCCTGATGAACGAATGGCGCCTGGGTGGCCTCGACGAGCGGCTGGCCCGCGCGAAACCGTTCAAGGTCTCCCCGCTCGAGATGCTGACGGAGACGATCTCGGGCGAGGTTCGCCGCCTGCCCGCCATCAACGAGGTGTCGCTGCTGCGCGAAACGCGCCAGGCGGCCAAGATCGAGGTCAGCGTGAACGATCGGGTGGTGATGCCCGAGCTGGTCTGCGACGGCATCCTCGCAGCGACCCCGGCGGGCTCCACCGCCTACAACCTGTCCGCGAACGGCCCGATCCTGCCGCTCGGCTCGGCGATGCTGGCGCTGACGCCGATCAGCCCGTTCCGGCCGCGTCGCTGGCGGGGCGCGATCCTGCCCGATCGCGCGCGTATCTCGCTTCGCATCCTGGAGGCTGAGAAGCGCCCCGTGAGCGCCGTCGCCGACCAGCGCGAGGTGCGGGATGTCGCACGCGTGGAGGTGGAGATCGACCGCATGCGCGACCTGACGCTGATGTTCGATCCGGAGCATGCGCTCGACGATCGAATCACGATGGAACAGTTCATCGCCTGA
- a CDS encoding CC0125/CC1285 family lipoprotein, which translates to MQSSRFDRKRLAGIGTAIVGALVLAACATPTPYRPATGSGFARTGYSDEQIEANRFQVTFAGNTLTSRETVERYLLFRAAQLTVERGFDYFVLVDRDTERRTRTYATPDPYWGGYGGFGAWSPYWRFHGPAYGWRGWGPYGDPFYNTDIRTVDKYEASAEIIVGRGPKPTDNVRAFDARAVIENLGPRVQMPQPN; encoded by the coding sequence ATGCAGTCATCCAGGTTCGATCGCAAGCGTCTCGCCGGTATCGGCACTGCGATCGTGGGAGCGCTGGTGCTCGCCGCCTGCGCTACCCCAACCCCCTACCGGCCGGCGACCGGCAGCGGCTTTGCCCGGACGGGGTATTCCGACGAGCAGATCGAAGCCAATCGCTTCCAGGTCACCTTCGCCGGCAACACGCTCACGTCGCGTGAAACGGTCGAGCGCTACCTGCTGTTTCGCGCTGCACAGCTGACGGTTGAGCGTGGCTTCGACTATTTCGTCCTCGTCGACCGCGACACCGAACGCCGCACGCGCACCTATGCGACGCCCGATCCCTATTGGGGCGGCTACGGCGGCTTCGGCGCGTGGAGCCCCTACTGGCGCTTCCACGGTCCGGCCTATGGCTGGCGCGGCTGGGGACCCTATGGCGACCCGTTCTACAACACGGATATTCGCACGGTCGACAAGTACGAGGCGTCGGCGGAGATCATCGTGGGTCGTGGGCCGAAGCCGACGGACAATGTGCGCGCGTTCGATGCGCGGGCGGTGATCGAGAACCTCGGTCCGCGCGTGCAGATGCCGCAGCCGAACTGA
- the secA gene encoding preprotein translocase subunit SecA, with amino-acid sequence MFGGLAKSLFGSSNDRYVKSLGSIVNKINGFEAQIQAMDDETLAQQTARFRERLANGEKLDSLLPEAFATVREASKRVLGMRHFDVQMIGGIVLHRGEIAEMRTGEGKTLVATLATYLNALPGEGVHVITVNDYLARRDAEQMGRIYGFLGLTTGVIVPNVSDGERRQAYAADITYGTNNEFGFDYLRDNMKYDRESMVQRPFAFAIVDEVDSILIDEARTPLIISGPTDDKSDLYLSVDAIVKQLEESDYEKDEKQKSVILTEDGTEKAERLLEAAGLLQGANLYDFENTQVVHHLNQALRANMMFRRDVDYLVKDGKVVIIDEFTGRMMDGRRWSDGLHQATEAKEGVTIEPENQTLASITFQNYFRMYPKLSGMTGTAATEAAEFFDIYKMNVVSIPTNVPVQRVDEEDEFYKTTQDKFLAIARKIREHAERGQPVLVGTVSIEKSELLSEFLTQEKVPHKVLNARYHEMEAHIVAQAGRLGAVTIATNMAGRGTDIQLGGNLEFRMLDEHPELEAGTPEYEAAAEKIRAEITAEKQAVLAAGGLFVLGTERHESRRIDNQLRGRSGRQGDPGLSRFYLSLDDDLLRIFGPDTLFAKMMRSNIADGEAIGSKWLSKAIETAQKKVEARNYDIRKQVVEYDNVMNDQRKVVYEQRADIMDADTVGDVVADMRAETVNAIVGEAVPPNSYPEQWDVAGLTERAAEVLGVEAPVAQWIAEEDGLEAETLEERIRTLADQVVEAKAAELEPTAWTQIEKSILLQNLDHHWKEHLAMLDALRAVIHLRAYAQKTPINEYKQEAFALFERMLGSIREDVTRTLAVANFNFNFTPPPLPELPDFLTSHFDPLTGDDDTWDQDAGSGYLTTRMPPMQMPQPDAQALGEDPAEWVGRVSRNAPCPCGSGLKYKHCHGQL; translated from the coding sequence TGGGTTCGATCGTCAACAAGATCAACGGCTTCGAAGCCCAGATCCAAGCGATGGACGACGAGACGCTCGCGCAGCAGACGGCGCGTTTCCGCGAGCGCCTCGCCAATGGCGAAAAGCTCGACTCCCTGCTGCCGGAGGCGTTCGCGACCGTTCGCGAGGCATCGAAGCGCGTGCTGGGCATGCGCCACTTCGACGTGCAGATGATCGGCGGCATCGTGCTCCACCGCGGCGAGATCGCCGAGATGCGCACGGGCGAGGGCAAGACGCTGGTGGCGACGCTCGCCACCTACCTCAACGCGCTGCCGGGCGAGGGCGTGCACGTCATCACCGTGAACGATTACCTTGCGCGGCGTGACGCCGAGCAGATGGGGCGGATCTACGGCTTCCTGGGGCTCACCACGGGCGTGATCGTCCCCAACGTCTCCGACGGCGAGCGCCGCCAGGCCTATGCCGCGGACATCACCTACGGCACGAACAACGAGTTCGGCTTCGACTACCTCCGCGACAACATGAAGTATGATCGCGAGTCGATGGTGCAGCGTCCCTTCGCCTTCGCGATCGTCGACGAGGTGGACTCGATTTTGATCGACGAGGCGCGCACGCCGCTGATCATCTCCGGGCCGACGGACGACAAGTCCGACCTGTACCTGTCCGTCGACGCGATCGTGAAGCAGCTCGAAGAATCGGACTACGAGAAGGACGAGAAGCAGAAGAGCGTCATCCTGACGGAAGACGGCACCGAAAAGGCCGAGCGCCTGCTCGAGGCCGCCGGGCTGCTCCAGGGGGCGAACCTCTACGACTTCGAGAACACCCAGGTCGTCCACCACCTGAACCAGGCGCTGCGCGCGAACATGATGTTCCGCCGCGACGTCGATTACCTGGTGAAGGACGGCAAGGTCGTCATCATCGACGAGTTCACCGGCCGCATGATGGACGGCCGCCGCTGGTCGGATGGCCTGCACCAGGCGACCGAGGCCAAGGAAGGCGTGACGATCGAGCCGGAGAACCAGACGCTCGCCTCGATCACCTTCCAGAACTATTTCCGCATGTATCCCAAGCTGTCGGGCATGACGGGCACCGCGGCGACCGAAGCGGCCGAGTTCTTCGACATCTACAAGATGAATGTCGTGTCGATCCCCACCAACGTGCCGGTGCAGCGCGTCGACGAGGAGGACGAGTTCTACAAGACGACCCAGGACAAGTTCCTGGCGATCGCGCGCAAGATCCGCGAGCATGCCGAGCGTGGCCAGCCGGTGCTGGTCGGCACCGTCTCGATCGAGAAGTCGGAGCTGCTGTCCGAATTCCTGACCCAGGAGAAGGTGCCGCACAAGGTGCTGAACGCGCGCTACCACGAGATGGAAGCGCACATCGTCGCCCAGGCGGGCCGACTGGGGGCGGTGACCATCGCCACCAACATGGCGGGTCGCGGCACGGACATTCAGCTGGGCGGCAACCTGGAGTTCCGGATGCTCGACGAGCATCCGGAACTGGAGGCAGGCACGCCGGAATATGAAGCGGCGGCCGAGAAGATCCGCGCGGAGATCACGGCCGAGAAGCAGGCGGTGCTCGCCGCGGGCGGCCTGTTCGTGCTCGGCACCGAGCGCCATGAGAGCCGGCGCATCGACAACCAGCTGCGCGGCCGTTCGGGTCGCCAGGGCGATCCGGGCCTGTCGCGCTTCTACCTGAGCCTGGACGACGACCTGCTGCGAATCTTCGGGCCGGACACGCTGTTCGCCAAGATGATGCGCTCCAACATCGCCGATGGCGAGGCGATCGGCTCCAAGTGGCTGTCGAAGGCGATCGAGACCGCGCAGAAGAAGGTCGAGGCGCGCAACTACGACATCCGCAAGCAGGTCGTCGAATACGACAACGTCATGAACGATCAGCGCAAGGTCGTGTACGAGCAGCGCGCCGACATCATGGATGCCGACACCGTCGGCGACGTGGTGGCCGACATGCGTGCCGAGACGGTGAACGCGATCGTCGGCGAGGCAGTGCCGCCCAACTCCTATCCGGAGCAGTGGGACGTCGCAGGCCTGACCGAGCGTGCGGCCGAGGTGCTGGGCGTCGAGGCGCCGGTCGCGCAGTGGATCGCGGAGGAAGACGGGCTGGAGGCGGAAACGCTGGAAGAGCGTATCCGCACGCTTGCGGACCAGGTGGTCGAGGCGAAGGCAGCCGAACTGGAGCCGACCGCCTGGACGCAGATCGAGAAGTCGATCCTGCTCCAGAACCTGGACCACCACTGGAAGGAGCATCTGGCGATGCTCGACGCGTTGCGCGCGGTGATCCACCTGCGCGCCTATGCGCAGAAGACGCCGATCAACGAGTATAAGCAGGAGGCGTTCGCGCTGTTCGAGCGCATGCTGGGCAGCATTCGCGAGGATGTGACCCGCACGCTCGCGGTGGCGAACTTCAACTTCAACTTCACGCCGCCGCCGCTTCCCGAGCTGCCGGACTTCCTGACCAGTCACTTCGACCCGCTTACCGGCGACGACGACACCTGGGACCAGGACGCCGGCAGCGGCTACCTGACCACCCGCATGCCGCCGATGCAGATGCCCCAGCCCGACGCGCAGGCGCTGGGCGAGGATCCGGCCGAGTGGGTCGGCCGCGTCAGCCGCAACGCGCCGTGCCCGTGCGGCTCCGGCCTCAAGTACAAGCACTGCCACGGCCAGCTGTAA